Below is a genomic region from Anoplopoma fimbria isolate UVic2021 breed Golden Eagle Sablefish chromosome 20, Afim_UVic_2022, whole genome shotgun sequence.
AGATGGCTGTCCCATCGCAGCCCGCGGTGAGGTTGTGCTTCAGGTGAGGAGGCCAGGTTGGCTCGTAAATTATGCATCTCAGCGGTGGTAAGAAACGAGGTGAAAGCTGGAGAGATCGTCCACCTTTTCAGCACAATTCTCCTCATTTGTCCTCTTGTATCTCTCTGCAAACAGGCGTCAATGAACGCAGCGTTGATTTGAGTACATTTGCCTAATTGTCAGTATACATGCGTTCATGCATCGGCCTTTGCACTTCCACACACTCTATATGTGCATCagaatgtgtatgaatgtgcaGAGATAGCAGAGGAAGTGTGTAAACAGatgtactcacacacactcacatgcactccTCATCACacaacccccccctccttccccaCTGTTTGTCCTCAGGTCCTAttccccccttttttccctcctcaccctcctctccctcccatGTGTCCCTGCTGTCCTAATCCCTTCCCAGGCAGGAAGGCCCTAATTGAGGGTGCAGGCTTCAGTTTGTGGCCTGTGGGCGCCCATTACTGTGTTTTCATAAGCAAGTGAGGCCTGCCTGACTGATTCAATATTCATGTGTCTGCCAGCTACTCCCGGCCCAGAACGCAGAGACTTCACCACTGTCAAATTAGCCCTGCATAGTAAATaacagagtgaaagagagagcgaggaaGGCTGAGAGGGGCGGAGGgtgaagcagcagagagagagagagagagagagagaatcctTAAATTGGTTGGCAGTTGGAGGGAAGTACAGTTGGTGGAGAGgcaatgcttttgtttgttcatcACCTCAAATTTCCCCCCTAGTTCTGTTAGCAAGTGATGCTCAACAGgaacttaaaatgaaataagatgctttatttaatttgctacagtttatgtgttttgtttaatctATAATGATGCGGTGACAGTCAGTTATTTAACCTCTggaatttctttatttctcagcTACATTTTGCAACAAGGTGACTGTCACCACTGTGATGATGATGCCGGGCCATCCAtctcctttaaaaagaaaaaatacaaaacagcatAATAGATTGTTTGGAAGATGTTAACTCTGCTTTATTAGACGTTTATTTTCCGATGCAGCGCAGAAGCTTTGTGTTCACATCTGGTCGTCAGCAGTGTGAAGTGGGTGCACATCTCAGTACTGGCATGCATAAATGAACCatcaggttttttgttttttttttgtttttttttaaagcagccgTGCCAGAATTGGCCCCTGTGGCTTCTGATTAGAATTGCTAATACCGATGAGCATAATTAGTGAACATTCTTGGATGTTGTATGTCAAGAAACCTTTGGCCCCTTTCTGAGAGCTAACCTCCATCTCTGGACTTTCTCCGTCCTAGGTGCTCCGTGCTACACCAAACCCCCGTCACTGCTGGGCCCGTACCCTCGCAACCCACCCTTCGACTACCCCTGGGGCTTCAACCCCTACCTCCCAGGGGCCTTCTCCCTCAATAACTGCCCCAAACTGCCCCCTGGCTCCCTATACCCCTCCGGGTTCTACCCCAACCCTTTGCAGAGCAGCCTTTCCCAGCTGCCTCACCCCTTCTCCTCCCTGCTCCCCCCAGGGGAGGCAGGCGCGGGCGAGAGGGGAGCGGCGGGGCAAACCGGGGGGACAAACGGCACAGCGGGTGGTCAGCCGATCAGACTCTGCCTGCCACCGTACCCCGGGGGCCTGTCGTTGGGTCGGACGGACATCGGCAACGGGGCGTCACTGGGGGAAAGGGAGAGGGTGGAGGCCAATCCTCCGGGCATCGGGCTGAGTCTGGGTCTGGGAGCGATCGGCCTCGGAGCCGGGACAGGGACGGGCAGGCAGAGCCCcacggagaggagaggaggcgtgAAGCAGGATCCGGAGTCAGACTCGGACCTGGAGATCACAGATCTGAGCGACTGCAGCTCGGACAACGAAAACGACCACGAGTTCAGCATCGGGAAGGAATCCAGGCTGGCGAGCCGACCACAGATAGTGCTGGATGGAAAGAAAGGGAGCGCGCTGCctcccatctcctctctccccccgaCGGTGTCCCCACATCCCCTGAAGAGCCTGATTCCCATCAGTCCCCCgcccccctctctgcctccgtCACTTTCCCCCTCTGTGGCTCGGCATGACAgacacagggagacagagactCTCAAAATGATACACAGCTAATACATTCTTCTCCCACGTCCACCATCTTGCCAGTCTGTGCTCTGAtaactctctttttctctccttttcttttctcggAGACTCTTTTCTGCTTTAAATTGTAAACTCCCCGATCACTCTCCGTAGATCCAGAAAAAAGGCAGTTGTGTTCATTACTTCTGAAATGACCGTTTCCCTGTTTGATGTGTAAGTTTTTAACTTGCTTACAGACCATCACACTACCGACTCGTCCATCTTAGAATATATATGTGGCGTACAGTGTTTTGGGGGTATCGGCTGTCTGTATCGGCACTTTGCCCTTTCTGTTTTGATCTCTCACACCAAGTGATCGGTCCATGGTTTGTTGACTTGTTTTACACGTTGCATGCAGAACTCTACAATTTGGTGTCTGCAGCTGAGCTATGATAGAAGGCGATGAGGTGGTAAATTGCAACACAGCAATGTCTGCCATTAACAAACAACATCCCTACactaacaaaacacaacaacaaataatgCTCAGATCGATCCAATTTTACAGATTTGTCCTGTAGTTCTTGTGATTTGGACTATACATATATAATCACTATGACTTTTGAGACATGGTCAAACACTGCCACCTAGTGGTCCTTTCAGTCAATGTCTCCTTAAATGAAATCATCTTCCTTCCGTAATCCTGTGAGTAAAATTGTTGCCCTTAAGTTTATTTTGCACTTACTTTTTTTATACGATATATTGTTTGTTGCGggttaatttaaatgttaaaatccaTATTTCTAATAGTGTCAACTGTGATAGtctgtgaatatttattttgtcctgTGGTTCAAGTATTTCCTGCAcattttgctaaaaggaaagaaaaagagagcagaaGGAGCCGGACCAACCTAGAAATTTGTATGAATATTTCagtgtatatattttaatatggtgtacattacatttaattattattcacTATGATAAGATTTAGCTGTATTGTTGTGATTTAATTCAGTATTTaaacatgttggaaaaaatTATAAGCTTAGGTGTATCAAAGTTTAAATTATTAATGGCAGACGATCTGCACTCTGAAGATGTTTTTCTATGATGAGGACAGAGTTCACGCTGGGATTTGTCTCTGATTTTATCGACCCCAATTAATTGTGCCCTTTGGTCATTTTTTTGCCAGATGCCCAACGTACGAACCCTTTGGGTTCAAAAATACGCCAGTAGACTTATTTTTATAGTTAGCATTCACCCGGTGTAACTGTACTGTAATTAGTCAAATGTGAATAATATTGgtctttgcattttctttttttaaatcctcccCTGAAAATCagttttgattctttttttcaatcagAGTTTTTAGTCCATGCCAGCAGCAGGGCAATTGGTTTTGCTTGAGGacattagaaaataataaaataatcaaaaactgTTTATGTTTGCTCTACCCGGATCTAATGACCAACATCCTGCCTCCGGCCCGTTTCTCAGCTCAGAGTGAACACGTAACCATATTGTACAGCTTCATAGCCTTTATAGCCTATGGTTTGTCAAACAGTGGCGGTATATGATTAGTTGTGAAAGCTCTATTGTAAAGTTAATGTAAAGCTCTATGTTTGTTGAGTTGCTACAGGAAAGGCCTCCAGTCACCTCCACCTGGACTCACCTACAGCTGTAAATActgtttcctttgtgtgtgtatgtgtgtgtacacatcCAAAAATGACAATGCAGTGGTTTTAACCTGtcatctctctttgttttactgtaaagaggaaaaatggaaagtgcaaaaaagaagaaaaaagattaatatcTTCAAAAGCAATAAACATTATTCTGGATAGTGAACTGTTGTTGACTGTGAGTTTGTTGAATGAATTCATTTTGTGACGTCAATTTCTGTCATAATGTTGGAATTAGTTGCAGGTTTTccaacacattttattcatgcCATTGAGGACACCTTGATAAAACAGATACATATTATTTTGGACAACACAGTATATTTAGATATTTGGAATGATACTACATTTTCTATCTGTTCACCTTATATCTCCTGTAGCTAGtcaattataatataaataattcaaatgtgaCCGCTGATATTTACTATTTCTGAGTTGTGCTTATTTTAGATACATATGATGTAATTCTCAAGGCAGAGTTGCactgtaaaaatatgaaaaatttaAATGGGGAAGTTTGATTTCAGCAAATTGAGTTGGATTTCTATTAAAACAGACAATATTTTATCCTGAGTTAATTAGACTAACGAAAGCATTTATTAAATGATCAGAGAATAACTGataaaagtaatatatattcTAATGCTAATAGTGGTGTGTTTTCACATTGCTACTTGCTCCTACTTTGGTGCATTAaaggtaatgtttttttccgaattttacttttactcctTTTACAGCAATTTGGTGAAAATAGATATACTCtattttacacattaataatgataataatgataataatacagttCTGAGCCATCATAAAGAACGACCCTACATTACAGGGATACCTTTAGAAGGTATAATTCAGacacacattttattacttAAACACTGACTGTTACGAACTCTGTTGGACTTAAGTTGTGGGcttgtattttattacttttacctttttatcATAGGCGACTTCTGATTAACACTAGAAACAGTAGTTCATTCAACACTTGcagacataaaaaatgtttttcatcgTCTCTGTCATTTGCAAACATCAAACCTTTCACCACCAATCAGAAAATGAATAGTGTGAATGCATATCCATGTGAAACTGCAATTACAAATGTTATATCCTGAGTGAGGAATACATCCCTGAAAGCATGCATAGTCACACTGTAattcaaaggtcaaaggtctaaaaactgattttaagtATGTTTGCACAGTTTGAACATGAAAGGCACAACCGAGGAATGTTTGTACAATCTCACAGTCAATGAAACAACATTATGAGCGTATGTGCTCAAATATCAGATCTACAATCCTTAATCATCAAACAGCGGCCACTTGAAATGTGTGAACAATCAACGTTACAACCACAAACAATGAGGAGTAAGCCTGATGGGAAAGCAGACAGAGACTCTAGTAGGTCCTCATAATATTGCATTTCATTCTCAGCCCAAAAGCCACTGATGTCATGTTTAAACACTTTTCCACCAAGTTATCTACGGTTCAAGTCCTTACTACATGTCAGGGTTTTAAATCGTTAAATAACAGAATAAATTGTTCAGTTCTGTGTAAACCTGTAATGCAAAATTGAAATAAGACCCAAGTAGACTTTATTTCAAGCCAAGATGGACAAGAAGTCCTTAAAGTGCTCAAAATGTGAACATCTACAATTCCATGAAAACCGGTTATGATGGGATCATATGATATTAAACAGAGCTTgaggtgagattgttttgtcaacacGGCCAATGATTAACTTTGAAACTCAAATGTGATTCTGTTGTGACATTTAACCTGAAGGATTTTGATGTCAAATTAGTTAGAGAGTTCAGGTCAAATTGTGAGGTCAGTCCAGTAAGTAAAACTGCAGTCGAGAACGGGACCACGTCATGCCCATGTTTCCCCACAGGGTGGCGTAAGGAGGCCATAGTAGAAGTGATGCAAATAGTGACCAGACAGGTAGTAAAGTTTGATTTGGGCAATCAACTATGTAAACAGTTACTTTGATTTCACGACAGAACTTGTCCTTTATGGTCTGTAATCTGTTGATGGCTTTACATTGTTCTGTGCATgttatgtataaaataaataaataaatagatatcaTAGCACATCAGCCGTGAACAAGAACATAACAGTTTAATAATTTATGCTTAATACAACGGCAACAAAATACATTGTTAGTGAACTTCACTCATACGATTGTGTCGACAAATGAAATAGTTGATTTAATCGACAGATATGAGTTTCTATTCAAAGAATCCCACAAAAACACCACTTCTGATCTTGTGTTTTACCAGAGATGTGATCATAAGTATCttggaaataaatcattcagaataaaaaaaataattattacattatagtCGACTAAGACCAAAATGATCAATTAGTTGACTAACCGATTAAGAGCGGGCAGCCCTACTTTTTACAGGTTGTTTAGGAGATCAACAatagtaatgtaatataaaaagaaaacagcatttaTGTTCGATGCATACATATCTGACAATAACACTAATGCTAAGAGATGAGTCAGCTTTATGCAACATGCTTCCTCTAACTTCATGTAGGAAATTGGCTAATAATTATCAAAGAATCAGTAAAAAGTACCAAAGCTGATGTGTTATCAAGTGCGAATAACATTTACAGCACTTTAACACActttaacaaaatatatcatGACATCTAACTCGGggcttttacaaaaaatgttttgccaacAAACCACATAAAAGCGTAAATATCACGCTTATAGAATATTTATATGTAGTATAGTACAGGGTGAGGACCTCAATGGGGACGAGTTATCGTGTAACACCGTGCGGAAACAAGCCGTTTTTGGAAggtttacttttaaaaaaaactttgacagtcgagttgtaaaacacacataagCACAATAATACTGCTAACTTTACATTacaagcagtgtttttttgtattatctGACACATTGTGGCCAATTATTTTGAAACTCCAAAGTCGTTACTTTGTATCCGTCAGTAGGTTGATCAccctgagcttttttttttttttttttttttttttttttttttttttttttttgatgtgtaCTTCCGcgtacaatgttttttttccccactgacACACGGCAACTTTCGAACAGGAAACCTATCTGACGCTTCGGCCGTCGCTTTCTCTGTATTCACTGGTAagcttattttttattcaacactAACTCTAACGAACACGATAAAGAgtttgaacttttaaaaaaaaaagctttgtctGGTTAGATTTAAACTCGTTATTTACCGAGAGAGACGGAGGATTCCTCGACCCGCAGCCCGAGCTGCAGACGACATCGTCCGCATAGAGGAGCGCTGCGCTCGGCTGGCTTTGCACAACATATATATCGTGCACTGTGGGTTATATAACAAcagaaaaccccccaaaaaacgagCCTATGCGAGTTTTATTGACCTTTGTGGTTAATGAATGAAGCATTGGCCACACATGACTTTCATCAGGAAACTtgtagtgtgtgtttgaagcagTTCTAATAACTTCAGGTAGCAGAGTTGGTCCGTGTGAATTTTGTGGCAAAGCCATGAAGGATTTTAGGTCTCATACCAAACTACAAATCACTTTAATAGTCCCACCTTGGGACATTTTAGGTATTCTtatattcttattcttatattCTTATATTCTTTGCAAGAGTGTCCCATCTGACATGTATCATATAAGTTCTGTGGTTGTTTCTCATAAGGGGAATCTAGTTCTAGAAAATTAACCTgcttgtattatttattttttttctcttaaagtatgttttctgttgtttttctgctccgTCCCTTTGGAACAAAAGGCGGTCAGCACTGTGATTACAGAGGCTTATTTAACAGCAGTGCCAGATACAGCTTTTCGTTTTGcctcttatttattatttgtcaaCACTGTTTTTGCATAATATGAAAGGAGGCTTACTGAGTTCCTCCCAgttttcctccccccccctcctcctcctcctcctcctcctcctttcctatAGACTCACTCATCTGATCAGCCTATAGAGTGGGAGATTCAGTCCAGACAGTGTTCAGTAATTAGTGTCTGCATATAATTGATTATCCATGATGATTTTGCCTCCTGAAACAGAGGACATTGCCTCTGCAAAATAGGCGAGAGTTTCCTGCGCTCACAGGAAACTGCAATTACTGCACATCTACTGCGGCTTCATTATCTCGCTGCAGTCATTAACTAAAGATAGGCGGCTGGCGCAGCATGGGTTGTGCCTGCCAGTAAGCTGCAATGTTTTTACTTGTCattcctcttaaaaaaaaaccattgttgttttttttttttttttaaataccatgtTGCCAAGCCAGTTTGGATTTATCTGTGCCTctggtattttttttgtaatctgcAAAACATTAGCACTGCAACAAACTCATGATTCCAATGAATTCTGATAACGAGCCGCTTTGCTAGTTACCAGACGTTGCCCCGTGTGTGTTGAGGGCGTTGCAGCTGGCGGTTTCTGAGACCGTGATGCGTTCCCAGCCAGACTCTGCACCCCAGAGGCCCCATGTGAAGCAGGGCCCAGCCACTTCCTGTTACACTCTGCTAGACTAGAGGAGCACTGCActtgtcatctctctctctctctctctctctctctctccacatttTACAAGTGCAGGCTTGTCTGGAGCCTAAAGGCTACCTTCTCTTCGTTTTAAAGGAATGTTGACTATTTAATCTGAGTTGCtgtgcccccccacccccctttctcgttctctctctctgttgtcctGGTTCTACGTAAACTCACCCACAGCTACTATCTCTCAGCGGGTAGGAAGATAAACTCGGTTTGAGCTACAGCGAGGCGTCGTTGTTAGCCTCCATGAGAAAGAAACCCAATAACTGAAATGACAGGTAATGGCACCCACAGTGGAACAGCCAGGGGGGTGTCCTGAGGGCCTGGAGCTGTGTTGCAGGCAAGCTAATAATTTACTGTAGTCAGGCTCCGGACTTCAAAGGGAACACAGGTATTCTTCTCTGGCTGGAGTCAGATTGACACACAGGCAGCAGATAATGAGAGAAAGAGTGGACGGGGCTGCTCTtctgctctctgcaggtcagCGGTGAAATCTACGGATTCCTCCTGAACGAGCTCCGTGGGTGAGGAGGGGTGAAGTTACGAAAGTGTGCGTGTGCAGGCGGGAGTGCGCAGGAAGGAGGCTTATGCAGACTACGCAACTATACCTGAAACCACGGCCAATCTCAGCTAATCAAGGTGACGCGTTGTCAggtgtcactgtgtgtttctgcaacgGTTTGAAATCAATCACTCATGGATACAAAAGCAGTACGTTATTATACATATGTGAAGTGATACAATAGAGTGTCCGAACCATTTCTATTCCTTTTAATGTGTTCGGTTGTCGTGGGCTAGCTGCAGGTCATTTAGTAAATCAATGAGCAGGATTTCAGTTTGCATCAGTGTGACGGTGTACCATGGTTTGTCTGCTATTTCCTGGATTATTTCCTCATTATGGGTCAAGctcagaaaacatttgatcCTACAATTATCACAATGTAACTGGCTTTGATTAGACCCTCCCTGCCTGCCAGATGCCAAcgtcttttgtctgtttgtcagatTATAAAGTCATTCATTTTTGCCTTTACTTGGCCGAGAGACATGACAGTATAAGCGTTGGTCCCCGACCAATCAAAGCTTGCAGTCTTTTTACGAGGTCCCTGATGTCCTCAGAACGTAGGTGCAAAGAACAGACTTCCAGGAACAAGAAGGTAAACAAACAGTGTTGGTGTAATTGATGCTGGCTGCCCTGTGTTCAGAAAAGACCGAAACAAAAGCGGAAAAACGACTGTGATCttgtctctgttttgttgttgggtTGTCATGAGAAATGTGCCGTTGGTTGTCGTCCGCTATGACTCACTACACAggatacaatttaaataaattcctGACATCTGCGGAGGTTTGGCGGATATTCTGATCTGATATCATGTAGTCTGAACCCGGCATAACACCTTCTGTCCAAGATTTTTAGTCTAGATAACACTGATGACAtaactatgacatcatcaaggtaacattttcagactttagagaaaataaaatacattttaccaCTGTTTTCGTAGCCGGATACTTGCCTATATGCTAAAAAGTCTTTTAAGAGAGTAACATTGACTTTCCATTGACTTGATCTGCCCTCTGTCtgtgtaaaaagtgttttaatgcaggaaaaactttgaatatttatttttatgtgttcATTTCAGACCATTCACTTTGAAGCTAACACATACGTGCCACTGTTGAGTCACATGGTATCCTCTCATTCACACGACAATGATTTTTCAGTTAAATAAACTCACACAGCTCAGTCAGTGTATTCACCTGCCAAtctctgtcatctctctgctgTCACTCAACTTAGTCAAGGCTCACAGCGTCTGTGTGGTcgttgtgtctgtgtgcatttatgAGACATGcgagtcgtgtgtgtgtgtgtgtgtgtgtgtagcggtgacatccccccccccaatgaCTGACTCCTTCAGAGGCCAAAATGAATGCAGCCAATCTCAGCTGTCAAACTTAATGATAAGTGGATTTTAGTGAAAGTATAACCAGGGCTGCAGCAGCTTGTGTTCCTCACCAACTGGAAAGagttacatccatccatccaagaGTGAGTCAGAGAGACGGTTGGCTGGAAAGCTGATGTGccggagagtgtgtgtgtgtgtgtgtgtgtgtgagtgagtgagtgagtgagtgaggaaGCAGAGAATGAGCTCTTTCATTTGAGGGCCACGGTGGAAAAAGCGAGACCCGACTCCATAGATGATGTTGTTTACTCTTGAGGAGTGAAGGATGGGGGGTATGGTGGGTATGGCGGGGTGAAAGGTCCTCCAGTCTGACTGAGTGTTTCTGCAGACcgtgtgctgtgtttgtgtgtttgcactcaGGCCTTTACAAACAATAAGGATTCTTGTATTTATCA
It encodes:
- the erfl1 gene encoding ETS domain-containing transcription factor ERF-like, whose product is MDCNCVSDLLIPPVPALWTPGIAFPDWAYKPESSPGSRQIQLWHFILELLQKEEYQGVIAWQGDYGEFVIKDPDEVARLWGLRKCKPHMNYDKLSRALRYYYNKRILHKTKGKRFTYKFNFSKVVLVNYPILDMANSPFFLAQNHFNGGSTAPDCSPEVRRAIQSLFPRLPDSGRGTSLFDRGTTAPGPEGDKLRLDAFPFLSTGAPCYTKPPSLLGPYPRNPPFDYPWGFNPYLPGAFSLNNCPKLPPGSLYPSGFYPNPLQSSLSQLPHPFSSLLPPGEAGAGERGAAGQTGGTNGTAGGQPIRLCLPPYPGGLSLGRTDIGNGASLGERERVEANPPGIGLSLGLGAIGLGAGTGTGRQSPTERRGGVKQDPESDSDLEITDLSDCSSDNENDHEFSIGKESRLASRPQIVLDGKKGSALPPISSLPPTVSPHPLKSLIPISPPPPSLPPSLSPSVARHDRHRETETLKMIHS